GATAAACCAGCCGCCAGTCGTTCAGCATCTGCTGAGATATATATTCTAGGTATCAAGTACAAGGCTCCTGCAAAGATTGATCCCCGGCTTCTTGATGTAAAACACTTATTCCAGGGAGGCCAAGAACCACCAAAGGTAATTTGATATAAGTTATCCACGGAATTATTTCCTATCGTCAGCCATGTTTTTGTGTTTATTGGCTTTGCTGTTTTCCTAAGACAGGTTGTTGACGTACTTAGAGGAACAAAGCAGAAGAGACACCGGGATGGGTAAATCCTTGAACCTGGATATATCTGTTGCGCCACTAAGATTTTAAGTTGTTCTATCTTCATGAGAACCTTATGCTTATTTTGTTCAATGCATAGAAAGTTTTGTCCATGATTTTAGCATTTTGGGTAACAGTCTTGTGCTCTTAAAACTAATGTGCTTACAGACATTGAATGCGGTGGTCATTGACAATGATATTAGAATGACTAGGCCATCGTGTTATCTCTTATGTAATTCTGTATCTCTGTATACATCCTATATTCTGATCTGTGGGTGTGCCTCCATAGCTGGATGTTTGATTTCTACTTTGTCAATTTAGGTATGAAGAAGGAGCAACTGTTCTGAGAAAGGTTTGTTCTGCAGCAGATTTTGTTTGGTCAGATGCTCCCCTTGACATCCTTGGTTCAGTGACAACTATCACCTTCGAGGATCCTACTTGTTTGCCTATAAAGGATCATAGTTTGACAACAGAGGAGGTAACTGTTTGTTTGTGTCTGGATGTGTGTGTGGATTTCAATTATTGATTAGCTATCTTATGAGCTGTTAATTATTTTGCCTGTTGTTATCTCTCTAGGTTAAAGCTCTTTGTGAGGATTTGCATGTCTTAGGAAAGCAAGACTTCAAGCATCTTTTGAAGTAAGGAATACGTCCTCTGTTCCaaagttattttgatttattctgCATATGGCTATTACTTGTCAGACCCTGCCCCATTAGGAGTTTTCTCCTGTGTTTTGTTCCTGTCTTGTGGTGTGACTGTATTGGGTGTGGCATTATATTTAAACAAGTGAGTTGTCATTGACCAACTTGTCACGGAACATGTAATATGCTACATTAATAGATCACAGTTTCCTCCATGGCCAGGTGCTTTAGTTTCTTGGTTCCATGTGGAACTTGTAACCAAATATTGTATGCCTGTTTTGCTTGTAGATGGCGAATGAGTATAAGAAAGGCATTGTCCCCTTCACATAAAGCTACTCCTACAACCACAGATGTTGAACATGAGAATAAGGAtggtgatgatgaagatgagaAAATGCTGAATGAGATGGAGGAGCTGTCCTATGCTATGGATCGTAAGAACAAACGAGCAAAGAAACTTATTGCAAAAAGACAAGCTAAGGTTGAGCCTTTGTGATTTCTCTGactacttatttttttttttaatgttttctttatattttttacccATCCCCCCTGCATCAGTATATGCACACGCAATATAATCAAGCACTATGCTGATGCAGGTGCATTATGACACCATTTTTCTAGGAGTTATGCTCAACTTTTTAATTGCTATgctgctattttttttttttcctaaggtCAGATAAGAAATGAGTTAGAGATGAGATATGCAAGTTTCATGAGCcatattttgatttctttcattcACTTCAATATCCAGGACAAAGCAAGAAAGGCATTGGGGATGCAAGTGGATGCAATAGAGGATAGTTATAATGATCATGagttgttttctctttcttctatcAAGGTAAGTTCTCCACAAGATTCTTTTAATTGTATTATTGGTTTCTTAATAGAAAGGGAGTttgattttttactttttatttgttagacCACAAAGACCATCGATGGACCTTCTGACATTCAAGTCACATTTGGGACGCCCATCTTTTGATTTATTTCAGCACTTAGaatgattttattatatttcaagaAATGATTTAAGAATCTGCAAGTTTTGAACTTTTTTGACCCCTCTTATTCTGAAGAAATGAGAATCAGGGTGGATTCTGTATATAAAATGTCGTCTTGGGCACTTGCGTGGATTATCAACATATTTATTTGACATGCCTGCTTTTTCTCAGTAAAACAAGTGTTCATTGTTTCTGAATAAGCATTTGTCTATAAGATGGACTGAAGCTTTGAATTCAGCAAGTTCGTGGCTTGGTTGTGAAAAGTTGGTGATTTTGGATGAACAGCTTCTTCTCAGTTGAACAATATGAGAAATTTCTGTTGAAagcattattttcaattaatataaGCCTTACCTTGTCACTTATACTTTATACTTGTGGTTTCTTTTCTATGTCTGCATGAAAGTGAGCATGGTAATTTTGGATTCTTGACATGAGCTGGCACATGctatcctttttctttacttCTAAGGTTCAACACATTAAACAAGGTTGTCATGTCAGCAGTAGGcgcaagttctggagagaactGGTGTCACACAAGTCTTCGACCTAAATACTCCCTCTTTCCCCTTGTTTCTTGTGGGGATGGAATAAAGAAGGGCAGGGGAAGgtttggaagaaaaatagaaaaaaaaaaaggttctaGATGCCTGCATATACTCTTAGAATCAGTTATCTGTTAGTAGTTCTGAATGCAAAACTGAATTCCTGTGGAATTTTTAAGAGGCCTTATCCActtaccctcattgtcgatacTCAGGGGAAGAAAGATTTAGTAGCTGTTGATACTGCTGAATATGATGACGAAGCTGCTGATGTGGCAGATagtgaaaatgaagaaaaccaTGAGGAACAGCAGGAATCTTCATCTAGTGATGTGGATTCTGATGAAGAACACAGAAGGTCATTCTCTCATTCTTTTTTAGGGGTTTGAAGGAAAATTTGCTACCAGTTTGACTAAATCATATATTATGTTTGCAGGTACCATGAGCAGATGGAGGAGATCCTCGAAGAGGCTTATGAACAGTATGTGGCAAAAAAAGAAGGAAGTACTATGCAGAGAAAGCGCTCAAAACAGAAACATTCCAAGGATAGTGAACTTTTTGAGGTATAATATTTCTGACCAGAAGGAATTAGCCCTCCAACTTGTGGATGAAGTTCAAACATTGATTTCTGTTTGCTTGTACTTGTTTTGTTTTCCTAAACAATTTACTTTCCTGAGTAAGAAGGTATTATTTACAGAATTTTCTTATGGCTAACTATGGTTCTGGCTCTTTTGGGTTCTAGTTTTTAGAGATTTCTTCCAAAAGAACCGTCTTGGTTGATAATTGATCATGCAATGGGTGGATTTAGTGCATTCCTTTAATACTGGGaggatttattttgttatttttatctttcaaatAATACCCTCTTTTCATTTGAAGTTTACTCTGCTTTGTTTTTTGTcctctttttattatttgttactCCTAGATTGGTGGATGACTGGTAGTTCTGAGACTAGCGCAGCTATTACTTCCATGGAAGTATTGCACCAGAAGAGTTATATAACTGTGCCATTGTTTTTCCcctgttgattttttttttttggggtatTTTTTTTGCAAGGATGGTGATGATAATAATATGATTGAATCTGATGAAAATTCAGACAATGACCGTGGAGATAATGAAGCAAACCCTCTTGTGGTGCCGCTTGTGGAGGAAGTGCCTACACAAGAGGAGATTGCAAGGAAGTGGTTTAGTTTAGATGTGTTTGACAACGCAGATGAGCAGGGGAATAAGGATGAGTCTGATAGTGAAGATGAAATGCAAGTGGATGGAGTAAGGAAGCAACTTTCACACCCTAAAGATACACAGAAAAGTGACGTTTTGATGGCTGAACCAAAAGTGCCACCGTCCGTGCCTGCAAAGACCAGGGAAAAGAAAGTACGAGAAGTGAAGGACTCTACAAATGAAGATGATTTTGAGATAGTTCCAGCCCCAGGAACAGATTCAAGTGAtgattcatcatcatctgatgatGAATCAGAGGATGAAGATGTAGATACAAAAgctgagatattggcttatgcaAAGAAAATGTTGAGGAAGAAGCAGAGGGAACAAATACTAGATGATGCCTACAACAAGTACATGTTTCACGATGAAGGATTGCCTATGTGGTTTCTGGATGAAGAAAAGAGGCACCGGCAGCCTGTTAAGCCTGTTACTAAAGAGGAGATTGCTGCAATGAGAGCACAATTCAAAGAAATTAATACCCGACCAGCTAAGAAGGTTGCTGAAGCTAAGGCCCGGAAGAAGCGGATTGCCATGAAGAAACTAGAACAGGTTCGGAAGAAGGCCAACTCCATATCAGACCAGGCAGACATCTCTGATCGTTCAAAGAGAAAGATGATCGATCAACTCTATAAGAAGGCGGCACCGAAGAAGCCTCAGAAGGAATATGTGGTGGCAAAGAAAGGAGTCCAAGTCAAGACTGGCAAGGGGAAAGTCCTTGTTGATAGAAGAATGAAGAAGGATGCAAGGTCACATGGAATGAGCAAGAAAGGTAAAACTGGTTCAAAGGGTGCCAAGGGTCAGAAGAAAGGTAAAGGGCCGGGAAAGGCCACATCAAAAGGGCAAAAAGGTAACAAAGGCAGGAGGATGAGCAACCGTGACTGAGCTATACTGCAGTCGATGAAGGTGAAGGGTGCTGAAGGGCCTGCAAAAAAGCTTTGGGGAATGGTGAAATTGCTGGAGGTTTAAGCTTGGAAGGCACCAGTCTTTCGACTCTTTCCGTCTGATTTCCACTCGATTGTGAGTTTATTGCTAGTTTTTGTTAACTTTTGAGTTATCTACACATGATTCAGTAGAAGATATTTTGCTCCATTTTTTCCCCTTTCAAATCTCCGAGTCTCGGACCCATCGGGTGCAATGGAGTTCGATTTTAGACGTGGTCATCACACATTAAATTGTGTACTGCAGTCcatttttttggtttatttttgcTATGTTGATTTCACATTTACTACATAAACTTCTCATATATTAACAAATTAGAGGACCCCTGTAGGTCAACCATTTCAAGATACAAGCAGCTAAGCTGTAATGGAGACTGGGGTTGCTTCTGTTGTGAGgtctaaatatttatttagctTTTAATCGAGCTATTGGTTTTTACTACAGGCCTTTTCCttcttttaataatattttcatgatCTCTAAAAGAACTTCTCCATAGATTTTACTCATAAAAAAGTGGGGGAGAATGCATGTAACAGTATAATAAAGCAAATACATGTCTTAGCaattgagaaataaaaagattcaagcaaaataaataattgacgGGCAATTACATTGAAAAGGGAACATTTTTGTCAATAAAATAGGTAATGTATTTTAATTCATAATCTCAAGACTGAAGAGCATTTTTGTCacagaattttaaaatttaaataataaataaacgtTCTGATTAATGAATTATAGATATCATAATATAGCCTAACTATTACGTGTAtagattataaatatatatatataataatgggTAGCTTTTAATTATAGTTACTATGTATAGATATTACAAAACTTAGCTAACTTGTAATACCATATGATGTGGCACATCAGATAGATtgaataattctttttttgctctttttatttgttgatgggCCGAGCCCACGGTTGGCCAGCCATCGCCCAGGAGCGCATCCAGACTCGGGCGACACCTCTATATATACTCCCCGAAGACCCAACCCTAATAATGATATGGACATCGCTTCTCGGTTTCGGCCGCCGGTTGTAAACGGCGTGATTCTTCTCTCATCTGCTTCGGCAATTAGCGTTCTCTTTTTGTATGTAGGTTTATCATTTATATGCGCATATATAGATCTTATAGGTAATATGGATCATAGATCTAGCCGTAAGTCCCTGTTATATCTATCGTTTCGTTCTCTACTGTGAAGAGAAGGTGCGGTGATGAGGCATGTTACAATCTCGTTAATCTGACGATTTGTGAGGAAAGAACAATACCATTCTCAACAGCTTCTGAGCCCCTTCGCATTCACTGGATGAAATCTTTATCcttccttttgttttgttttgatttttttgtggaTGTGAGTGTTTTGGAACTCTACCGTTGCGGAGTATCTGGAATCCTCAATGGCGGTCTAACGCTCGGTGGTTCGTCGTTTTTGCCTATCTTCCGCCTTTACAGTGATCCGAGTCTACTCCTGAAGACGAAAGGTACAGCTTGAGGTCAGCTTCTTAATAGATCCAGTTGGCACTGTAGCAGTGTCTTAGCTTAGAATTAGGGAAAATTCTTATGAATTAAGCCAATCAGAATCACCGACTCATCACCGGAAACGTAGAATTGTATTAAAgatgataattaaattttaagaaatatattttgtttttaaataaagtgTATTGTCGTTAATTGAAAAATGAGTTTATTTgccaataaataatttattatattttgtaatattttattaattaataaaataaaattaaaattaataaattttgtttaaaaataagattttttttatagaagtttaattattattcttgtGCCAATGCTTaggattattttttatttaaattaaatactatATTAAATAACAGTTTGATTACTTATTTTTAGTAGCTCAAGTTatacaatattttaaatattttttatttttatttattttgtaaaggaatatttaaaataaaaaaaaaacaaagatagCTTGCactagaattaatttttttttcctcttataATTATGACTTCTGCTAtgattttaagtttattttttgtttagattCGATAACGAAAATATATTTgtgtaatttgatttaatttgactTAAAATATAGAGAGATGAgatctcatttttctcttttcttgtaGAAATATAGTTTAAGATCTGCATGGATCCAAGATTGACGTAATGGTCTTTAATTTGAGGATTAGACAAAAAGAATAGGAATAAATCATTGATTTGAGTGGTGATCTCTCTTcaaatgtattataaaattatgtgttaaGTGTTAAATAAGTCATTATATTTTGGTTTTTCTAAACCAAATTGGTGGAAGATCATATGAGTCACTTtacattcaaaaattaatttgatcattatattctaaaaaaagtaatattagaaattataattaatgaAGAGATTGCATCTTCTTGGAGGAGGTGCTAGATAGAAAAGATAATGACAAATAATCTCCTTAATTTCATCCAATAAGGTGTCAAATAATTGATGGCATGTTATTAGTTATgattcttaatattattttttttttaaaaatatcaaataggTCATGTTTTCTAACTTTGTTTAATTTcatcaataatattaattttctaattatgtAGTTGAAAAATCTCGAATTAGATTCCAAAATTAGATTTAACAAAATTTGCAATtgtaatatatgttttttttaaatataataatcaaattagtTTGAATATAAtggttaatttaaaatacattgattaatttagtttaaaaaattaaatataataacttattGTTTAACGctttaccttccatttatttattaaaccaagattataataatatttaatgatgatTGAACCAAAATTCAGCGTCCTCTGCACAAAGAACACATCTAATGGATTGAGGGAAAATCCTTGGCAAATGATCCACCATAGAAAGGCGTTCTTTAATGGTCAAGCAAAAGATGCGGGTGGGTGGCCAAATAAATAACTATTGAACTATACCAAATTGTACAAACAAAAACTGCATAAAAAACCATTTACAAATCCTTGAAACTCAATTCAAATACAAATCAATCTGAACTGGgttcattaatttattattgaatctaaaaacaaatataatgagcCATTTACAGGTCTACTTAAAACCCCCTAATTGCATAATAAAAAACCCAAGATGATACCAAGGGCACTGGTGCGGAACCTTTTAAGTGGCAAATACAcattgggaaattctatttgcaatcaTACGTTTTGCTCTCTGTAAcccacttttaatatttttaaaatattctgaGATGAAAAGTCATATTTGcccttcatttaaatatttaacgtTCAACCACCCATCAGTACTCTTCAAGCGCGTGCACTCACTTTCTCGACCATTATTGTCATAGTCACTTTCTCGACCATTATTGTCATAGTCACTTTCTCACACACAACTGAATATCGCGCAACCATTATTATTTAACACCGAGCAGCAGCCACTATTATTGAACACCAAACATTGCTCAGCCGAGTTCTCATTGCCATAGCCATTACTATCAGTGATGGATGATTATTATCTGCAAATGTTTAGCAGAGTTTGACAAACAAGATAACGAGTATTCATGTTTTGGCGAGaaaaaacacaatttataaCATCTATCACTAGTTCAATCACatagtttatatatacatacacgacggatgaattaaaaaataagattaattaaaaaataaaaaatacactgcCTTGGAGGGTAGGGGATACCCCGAACCTCAGGGTTCGAGACTTGGGGGATGCCTCGAACCTCGAGATTCgggaaaaatcaattctctcgAACCTATGAATTCGGGAAAAACCATTTTTCCCGAAATCATGGATTCGGGAGAATGCAATTCTcctaattcaattatataatattatactatataatatgtatatagaaTGCTataatattatactatataatatgtatatagaaTGCAATGGTATCCATTCTCCGGAACTTATAAGTTCGGGAGAATGGAtactatatagtatatatattatatgtatattataactatatacatatatataatgattttgtatataaattatttcaaatatatataaattattctgaATTATTGTTTCTCGGATctttggattaatattatatttattttttcttgaattaatgttgctttaatcttaatttttcttttgagttaattttaatttttgatatcaATAAATCAACTTAATCTGATTCAAATTTCATTGTGTGAAGTTAGGTAAGTTCGGTTTCAATTTTATACAtcatttactttcatattttatataattggtATCAttgctttcatatttttcgagAAATCCCTTACCCTCGAAGGGCGAGATTCGAGGAACCCCATACCCCCGAATCTCGTTGTTCGGGGGGTTAGGGGTTCCCGAAACAATGGTGTTCGGGGAACCCCTAACCCCCCGAACAACAAGATTCGGGGGGTATGGGGTTCCCCGAATTTCGCCCTTCGGGGAAGCCCTTACCCCCCGAACAGCGAGATTCGGGGGGTGAGGGGTTCCTCGAATCTTATGGTTCGGGGAACTTCTAACCCCCTGAACAACGAGATTCGAGGGTATGAGATTTCTCGAATCTCGCAGGTTCGGGGAACCCCTCCCCCCGAAAGATGGGCATTACCTATTTCTAAGATTTCGGGGAACACCAATGAAAAAGGTGGGCGAGACAAGCCAAGTGGGCGACGACGAGAGGGCGGTGGTCTGTGAGAGTGgtctaaagaaaaagaagaagaagaagaacatgattTGATGCGCAAAGAAAGAGAACAGGTAGAAGACCAGGATTTGATGCGAAGAAGAACAACTTGAATGCGCATGGAGTGTGTTTTTTGAGGGATGAGTGTTTAGAGGGTATATTTGGTATATAAATGGTTGAACAAAGTAATAAATGTGGCGGcgaatagtaaaatttaatattttacatgtACTGGTTacgaaaaacaaaatttatgatTGCAAATGAAATTTCCCATGCACATTTGTTCTTAATAGGGACCAATCTGGACAATGGCTCCGAAGACAAAAATTGTAGCAATTTGACAACCTTTTGAGGTAGACGTAGAACGAACGATCGGTGAAGCCCAATAGACAAAGGAAAACAAATTATCAAGTGGGGGGTGGCTTGATTTAATTCGGATGATAATTTTGACCGATCTTTTGGATATTTTGCCTTTCGATTCAATCTTGGGCCACGTGTTTAGCTAAAgatcatgtgtgtgtgtgggttgaCGTGTAAAGACGGAACACGCAATCATTTTGCCGATCGGATGtttttgggaaattctattcagaaCCCGTGTTTTTACTCTTCAAAACCCAAACCTCATAAAATtccacattaattttaaaattcctattTTACCCATCCCACAACCCACTTTCTTCTCCAATTATCAACCTCTGCctcgtctctctctttctctctcgcacacaaacatacacacacaaacacatacatatatatatatatacacacattctctctctatatatatataaacccagcacacacacttatatatatatatatcacacactcacacacacctatatatatatatatacacactaacacataaaacacacacttatatatatatcacacactcacacacacctatacatatatatatacacacacactaaCACAAGcttggccgcggccatggcagccgcggccatggaaacCACCCCCGCACCGTGAGGTGCGGGGAATTCTcaaatccccgcacctcgcggtgcggggatTTTTGGAACCTCCGCACCTCGAGGTGCGGAGGATTCTCAAacctccgcaccgcgaggtgcggagaaTTCTGAAtcccccgcacctcgcggtgcgggacTCTCAGCAGCCCCCGCATTGCGAGGTGCGGGggtcttttaaattttttatttttttattaatgtatttatttttatgtttttaaatttaggccttttaaatttttttactcttttttttaaatatcattgatttcatattattctcacacatatatttaaaatgtgaagtgtaaaaatataattaatatgaaaaataaaaaatataattaaattgccAAAGATAAATtgtcaaataatataaataaataaattttaaatatttacattttaagtaattataatttgactaattttaaattttaaatcatcgttgaatttttaatacttaaaaaaatttaaaattagttaatttatcttattaaattatttaaagataCACATATCTGAAAATCCTACcatcatttgaaattttttttttttaaatatatgtattttta
This window of the Diospyros lotus cultivar Yz01 chromosome 5, ASM1463336v1, whole genome shotgun sequence genome carries:
- the LOC127802297 gene encoding uncharacterized protein LOC127802297; translated protein: MGKVKGKHRLDKYYYLAKEHGYRSRAAWKLVQLDSKYTFLRSSRGVLDLCAAPGGWMQVAVERVPVGSLVIGVDLVPIRPLRGAVSVEEDITKPQCRVAIKKLMAQHGCRAFDLVLHDGSPNIGGAWAQEATTQNALVIDSVKLATEFLAPKGTFVTKVFRSQDYSAVLYCLRQLFEKVEVDKPAASRSASAEIYILGIKYKAPAKIDPRLLDVKHLFQGGQEPPKVVDVLRGTKQKRHRDGYEEGATVLRKVCSAADFVWSDAPLDILGSVTTITFEDPTCLPIKDHSLTTEEVKALCEDLHVLGKQDFKHLLKWRMSIRKALSPSHKATPTTTDVEHENKDGDDEDEKMLNEMEELSYAMDRKNKRAKKLIAKRQAKDKARKALGMQVDAIEDSYNDHELFSLSSIKGKKDLVAVDTAEYDDEAADVADSENEENHEEQQESSSSDVDSDEEHRRYHEQMEEILEEAYEQYVAKKEGSTMQRKRSKQKHSKDSELFEDGDDNNMIESDENSDNDRGDNEANPLVVPLVEEVPTQEEIARKWFSLDVFDNADEQGNKDESDSEDEMQVDGVRKQLSHPKDTQKSDVLMAEPKVPPSVPAKTREKKVREVKDSTNEDDFEIVPAPGTDSSDDSSSSDDESEDEDVDTKAEILAYAKKMLRKKQREQILDDAYNKYMFHDEGLPMWFLDEEKRHRQPVKPVTKEEIAAMRAQFKEINTRPAKKVAEAKARKKRIAMKKLEQVRKKANSISDQADISDRSKRKMIDQLYKKAAPKKPQKEYVVAKKGVQVKTGKGKVLVDRRMKKDARSHGMSKKGKTGSKGAKGQKKGKGPGKATSKGQKGNKGRRMSNRD